The following coding sequences are from one Nonlabens arenilitoris window:
- a CDS encoding efflux RND transporter periplasmic adaptor subunit, translating into MKKSYILFTALLALLTISCGDKETQPAVDNTPAIPVTVQAVTDNNSSPFLAVSGKVQAANSAQLSTRMMGFVNDVPVNVGDQVKKGQLLVAINNADLQAKKGQVNASITEATAAFNNAQKDYNRFKNLFADNSASQKELDDITANFNMAKARLEGAQQMKNEINAQFAYSNITAPFNGVITSKNIKKGDMANPGQPLLSIEAPGDFEVMAMVPETEISQIKKETEVQVTISSIQQTLTGKVKEVSTSAQQTGGQYLVKITIDKTDVPVLSGMFATIAFPVERKAANHNVLIPATALITKGQLTGVYTISENNTAMLRWLRLGRTLGDQVEILSGLNADEKYITSSNGKLFNGVKVTIQ; encoded by the coding sequence ATGAAAAAATCATATATCCTATTCACTGCATTACTAGCCTTACTAACAATAAGTTGTGGTGATAAAGAAACACAACCAGCGGTGGACAATACTCCTGCAATTCCTGTAACGGTACAAGCTGTAACTGATAATAATAGTAGTCCTTTTCTAGCGGTAAGCGGTAAAGTTCAAGCAGCAAATAGCGCACAATTAAGTACTCGCATGATGGGGTTTGTCAATGACGTTCCTGTAAATGTAGGTGATCAAGTTAAAAAAGGTCAGTTATTAGTGGCTATTAATAATGCCGATTTACAGGCAAAAAAAGGACAAGTAAACGCTAGTATTACCGAAGCTACTGCAGCATTTAATAACGCTCAAAAAGATTACAACAGATTTAAAAATCTCTTTGCAGATAATAGTGCGTCGCAAAAAGAACTAGATGACATTACGGCAAATTTTAATATGGCCAAGGCTCGTCTAGAAGGTGCACAGCAAATGAAAAACGAAATCAATGCTCAGTTTGCTTATTCTAATATAACCGCGCCTTTTAATGGTGTTATTACTAGCAAAAACATTAAAAAAGGTGACATGGCAAATCCTGGACAGCCGTTACTTTCTATAGAAGCGCCTGGCGATTTTGAAGTAATGGCTATGGTACCTGAAACTGAGATCTCTCAAATTAAAAAAGAAACAGAAGTACAGGTAACGATATCTTCCATTCAACAAACATTAACTGGTAAGGTAAAAGAAGTAAGTACATCTGCACAACAAACTGGTGGTCAGTATCTAGTAAAGATAACGATAGATAAAACAGATGTACCGGTTCTATCAGGCATGTTTGCCACTATTGCTTTCCCTGTTGAAAGAAAAGCTGCAAATCATAATGTTTTAATACCTGCCACGGCACTTATTACAAAAGGTCAACTTACTGGTGTGTACACCATCAGTGAGAATAATACAGCTATGCTACGCTGGTTGCGATTAGGTAGAACTCTAGGTGATCAAGTAGAAATATTATCAGGACTTAATGCAGATGAAAAATACATTACCTCATCAAATGGTAAGCTATTTAACGGTGTAAAAGTGACTATACAATAA
- a CDS encoding YgaP family membrane protein, which produces MLNTYFRVIVGTMVLLSVVLTVYVNPNWMWFTVFIGVNLIQSAFTKWCLLETILVKLGVKKEAKGCAVNP; this is translated from the coding sequence ATGTTAAATACATATTTTAGAGTAATCGTAGGTACCATGGTACTTTTAAGCGTGGTGTTAACCGTTTATGTAAACCCAAACTGGATGTGGTTTACGGTATTTATAGGTGTTAATCTTATACAGTCTGCATTTACAAAGTGGTGTTTACTAGAAACTATTCTAGTAAAATTAGGAGTTAAGAAAGAAGCAAAAGGTTGTGCTGTTAATCCATAA
- a CDS encoding VIT1/CCC1 transporter family protein has product MHTKEKHYINRSAWLRAAVLGANDGILSTASIIIGVAAASTTREPVLLAGVAGLVAGALSMAAGEYVSVSSQTDIEQADLKREKQELIDMPEQELVELAKIYEERGLNPATAIEVAKQLTAHDTLGTHARDELGISEQTEAKPLQAALSSGIAFTVGGFLPVVVAYMSPLDLMEYVQYVFAIVFLILLGVVAARAGGSSVLKAIFRVTLWGTLAMGITALIGNLFEVNL; this is encoded by the coding sequence ATGCATACTAAAGAAAAACATTATATCAATCGTAGTGCGTGGTTGAGAGCTGCTGTGTTAGGAGCAAATGATGGGATTTTATCTACGGCTAGTATCATCATAGGTGTTGCCGCAGCGAGCACTACGAGAGAACCAGTTTTACTTGCTGGTGTCGCTGGGTTAGTGGCAGGAGCTTTATCTATGGCTGCTGGTGAATATGTTTCTGTTAGCTCTCAAACAGATATAGAGCAAGCTGATTTAAAACGCGAGAAACAAGAGCTGATAGATATGCCAGAGCAAGAGTTAGTAGAGCTTGCTAAAATCTATGAAGAAAGAGGTTTAAATCCAGCTACAGCAATAGAAGTCGCAAAGCAGTTAACAGCACATGATACCCTAGGAACTCATGCAAGAGATGAACTAGGGATATCAGAACAGACCGAAGCTAAACCTTTACAGGCAGCTTTGTCCTCAGGTATTGCTTTTACAGTCGGTGGTTTCTTGCCAGTGGTTGTTGCTTATATGTCACCTCTTGATCTGATGGAATATGTTCAGTATGTATTTGCTATAGTGTTTTTAATCTTGTTAGGTGTTGTTGCTGCGCGTGCAGGTGGTTCTAGTGTTTTGAAAGCCATTTTTAGAGTGACTTTATGGGGTACACTGGCCATGGGAATTACAGCATTAATAGGGAATTTATTTGAAGTGAATCTATAA
- a CDS encoding efflux RND transporter periplasmic adaptor subunit has product MQRIINKYTFIILLLVLASCGEKESTSLDSQTSDTHRNDDRIFVSTAQFENSNMTLGKLIQQPFPITVKTTGMIDVPPENRAVVNATMGGYIKSTPLLIGDKVRKGQVLVSIENPDFVKIQQEYLEVKEQMTYLRVEYERHQTMMDENITSQKSFLKAESSYKTINARYTGLRKQLQMLNISPSNVEAGTIVSVVNIYAPISGSITKVNVTRGTYVSPATAILEIIDNDHLHLELSVFEKDILKLQKGQKINFKIPESSNETFLADVHLIGTTIEDNRTIKVHGHINNEKEIHFLTGMFVEAGIVIDSASAKALPETAVANMDNENYVLILDETTNAGYYFTQVEVEIGQQLNQYIEIVTDSKFNDETNFLIKGAFNLVGESGSHDH; this is encoded by the coding sequence ATGCAACGCATTATAAATAAATACACTTTTATAATTCTATTACTGGTTCTAGCCAGTTGTGGTGAAAAAGAATCTACAAGTTTAGATAGTCAAACGTCAGACACTCATCGCAATGATGATAGGATATTTGTATCTACAGCACAGTTTGAAAATAGTAATATGACACTGGGAAAACTGATCCAGCAACCTTTTCCTATAACTGTAAAAACAACCGGAATGATAGATGTGCCACCAGAAAATAGAGCGGTCGTAAATGCAACTATGGGCGGTTATATTAAATCAACTCCGTTATTAATAGGTGATAAGGTGCGTAAAGGACAGGTTTTAGTGTCAATTGAGAATCCAGATTTTGTTAAGATCCAGCAAGAGTATCTGGAAGTTAAGGAGCAAATGACTTATTTGAGAGTGGAGTATGAGAGACACCAAACTATGATGGATGAAAACATTACCTCTCAAAAAAGTTTCTTAAAAGCAGAAAGTTCTTATAAAACTATAAACGCTAGATACACTGGATTGCGCAAGCAATTACAAATGTTAAATATATCTCCTTCTAATGTAGAAGCAGGTACGATTGTATCTGTAGTTAATATTTATGCACCTATCTCTGGAAGTATTACTAAAGTTAATGTAACTAGAGGCACCTATGTATCACCTGCAACAGCAATTCTAGAAATAATCGATAATGATCACTTACATCTAGAATTATCGGTTTTTGAAAAAGATATTCTGAAACTTCAAAAAGGACAAAAGATTAATTTTAAAATCCCAGAGTCATCAAATGAAACTTTCCTTGCCGACGTTCATCTTATCGGTACCACGATTGAAGATAATAGAACTATAAAGGTTCATGGACACATAAATAATGAAAAGGAAATACATTTTCTAACAGGTATGTTTGTTGAGGCAGGAATTGTGATTGATTCCGCTTCCGCGAAAGCGTTACCAGAAACAGCTGTTGCAAATATGGACAATGAAAATTATGTGTTGATACTAGATGAAACTACTAATGCAGGCTATTATTTTACACAAGTTGAAGTTGAAATAGGTCAACAATTAAATCAGTATATTGAAATAGTAACCGATTCTAAATTCAACGATGAAACTAATTTTTTAATTAAAGGTGCTTTTAATCTAGTCGGAGAATCTGGTAGTCACGATCATTAA
- a CDS encoding CusA/CzcA family heavy metal efflux RND transporter, translating into MLSNIINFSIKNKLIILLFTVFIIGFGLYSLTQIPIGAVPDVTNNQVQVITTSRNLSTRDMEQFITYPVELEMANLPGVQEIRSVSKFGLSVVTIVFDDDMGTYLPRQLIAEKIKSATEKIPEGFGTPEMGPITTGLGEIYQYILDVEPGYKDQYTAQDLRTIQDWIVKRQLSGIPGVVEVNTWGGFLKQYEVAINTEKLNAMDITSQEVFIALEMNNSISGGSYIEKVNQAYFIRGEGLISSIDDINNIVVKNSDNFPIYIKDVATVDYGSAPRFGAITGNGEGEKVLGQVMMLKDANSKKVIDAVKERVELISKSLPEGVYINAFLDRSELIAKTTFTVSENLILGCLIVIFIVVLLLGSWRSGLVVASVIPLCLLFALSLMYVFGVDANLMSLGAIDFGIIIDGAVIIVEFIAFEITRKKDEILAFAKADQQYIKDKITINGASKMMNSAVFGQLIILIVFIPILSLSGVEGKMFKPMALTFSFALIGAMILCFTYVPVVASIFLKPSTISDKNISVRLMKWLHKIYEPVIEWALVSKRIVLSIAVLLLSLSIYLYATMGGEFVPTLDEGDFVIQPVLKTGTSLSNTVAITTQIESILLDEFPEVKQVVTRIGAAEVPTDPMSMEESDVIIVLKPKSEWKSASTKDELADKFKEALAIIPGMEVEFTQPIEMRFNELITGVRADIAIKIFGDDLDVLTKKGNEIGTLIENVPGAADVSVEKIAGLPEMNVKFNRLKIARYGLNIQEVNDMIAMGFAGRQAGSVFEGEKRFDLVLRLDKKNRQDIEDLKNLYIDVPNGGKIPLSELAEITYQKGAAKISRDDTRRRIVVGVNVRNRDLQSVVDDVQKLIDDNVELPVGYNITYGGQFENLQSAKSRLLVAVPIALILIFILLYFAFKSVKEALIIYSAIPLAAVGGVLLLWIRDLPFSISAGVGFIALFGIAVLNGIVLIEHFKELKKEGQFNNINDLIKQGTKDRLRAVLLTAMAAALGFLPMAISTNAGAEVQRPLATVVIGGLITATLLTLIVLPVLYAYFNKPKVKSATSRNGIVTTSLMIFSIAAMGQAQQQPIDLETLIPMALENNASIKAQELQVDQSNELVNSAFSFDKTQLYYEFDQNNLAINNKPLRVLGIQQDFKFPTVYFTQKKVNEANLALVTSAKDINKKNIERKVTIAYYQYQIARKKEVALKTLDSLYTNFSSMATRRFELGETNYLEKITAASKQKQINTKYLESRLDVVLSYNELKKLVQSSDTLILVAEKDLKIPLERIDVESSVELDYYRNRISLLDAQRQLEKKQLLPDISLHYFQGTNSELNSSLYGYQVGLKIPLLFGGQSSRIKASGIAQQIASQEYNEYDIQLKARYEALMVRRNQLNNALLYYEQEGTALSDEILKTAQGSFKNGEIDFYQFIQSLEGAYEIKLDYLEQLNQYNNVVIEINYLTL; encoded by the coding sequence ATGCTATCAAATATTATCAATTTCAGCATCAAGAATAAGCTCATTATTCTTCTATTTACTGTATTCATTATTGGATTCGGTTTATATTCTCTTACTCAAATTCCCATAGGTGCCGTACCAGATGTTACTAATAATCAAGTACAGGTAATTACCACATCTCGTAATCTATCTACACGAGATATGGAGCAATTCATTACATATCCTGTAGAATTAGAAATGGCAAATTTACCTGGTGTGCAGGAAATTCGCTCGGTTTCAAAATTTGGATTATCCGTGGTTACTATTGTCTTTGATGATGATATGGGAACCTATCTTCCCAGACAGCTTATTGCCGAGAAGATAAAATCTGCAACAGAGAAAATTCCAGAAGGTTTTGGAACACCTGAAATGGGACCTATAACCACAGGACTAGGTGAGATATATCAATATATACTTGATGTAGAGCCAGGTTATAAAGATCAGTATACTGCACAAGACCTGCGTACCATACAGGATTGGATAGTAAAAAGGCAATTATCTGGTATACCTGGCGTGGTAGAGGTCAATACATGGGGTGGATTTTTAAAGCAATATGAAGTTGCTATTAATACAGAAAAATTAAACGCGATGGATATCACATCGCAAGAAGTATTTATAGCCCTAGAAATGAACAATAGTATTTCTGGTGGTAGTTATATAGAAAAAGTAAATCAGGCTTATTTTATAAGAGGAGAAGGATTAATATCCTCCATCGATGATATTAATAATATAGTCGTTAAGAATAGTGATAATTTCCCCATTTACATAAAAGATGTAGCGACTGTAGATTATGGAAGCGCACCACGTTTTGGAGCCATTACAGGTAATGGTGAAGGCGAGAAAGTGCTAGGACAGGTCATGATGCTTAAGGATGCAAACTCTAAAAAAGTCATCGATGCTGTTAAAGAACGAGTAGAATTAATATCTAAGTCATTGCCTGAAGGTGTTTATATAAACGCTTTCCTCGATCGCAGTGAATTAATCGCTAAGACTACATTTACCGTTTCAGAGAATTTAATATTAGGATGTTTAATCGTCATTTTTATTGTTGTTTTATTACTAGGTAGCTGGCGATCAGGCCTTGTAGTAGCATCGGTGATACCGTTGTGTTTATTATTTGCATTATCTCTTATGTACGTTTTTGGGGTAGACGCAAACCTTATGAGTTTAGGAGCGATAGACTTTGGTATTATCATCGATGGAGCAGTGATTATTGTAGAATTTATTGCTTTTGAGATCACCAGAAAGAAAGATGAGATTCTCGCTTTCGCGAAAGCGGATCAACAATACATTAAAGATAAAATTACCATTAATGGTGCATCAAAAATGATGAACTCTGCAGTGTTTGGGCAGCTCATTATATTGATTGTTTTCATACCTATCCTTTCCTTATCTGGTGTAGAAGGCAAGATGTTTAAACCGATGGCACTCACATTTAGTTTTGCATTGATAGGCGCGATGATTTTGTGTTTTACATATGTGCCAGTAGTAGCGTCCATCTTTCTTAAACCATCCACAATATCAGATAAAAATATATCTGTGCGATTAATGAAGTGGTTGCATAAAATTTATGAACCTGTTATTGAATGGGCATTAGTAAGTAAACGCATCGTCCTATCTATCGCAGTTCTTTTATTATCCTTATCTATTTATTTATATGCCACGATGGGCGGTGAATTTGTACCTACACTAGATGAAGGTGATTTTGTTATACAACCAGTACTTAAAACTGGTACTTCATTAAGTAATACGGTGGCGATTACAACACAAATAGAATCTATATTACTAGATGAATTTCCTGAGGTGAAACAAGTGGTAACTCGTATAGGTGCTGCAGAGGTTCCTACAGACCCTATGTCTATGGAAGAAAGCGATGTTATTATAGTTTTAAAACCAAAAAGTGAATGGAAATCTGCATCTACAAAAGATGAATTAGCAGACAAATTCAAAGAAGCGCTAGCCATTATTCCAGGAATGGAAGTTGAATTTACACAACCTATTGAGATGCGTTTTAATGAGTTAATTACAGGTGTAAGAGCAGATATTGCCATTAAAATATTTGGCGACGACCTGGATGTGTTAACTAAAAAAGGTAATGAAATAGGAACCTTAATAGAAAACGTTCCTGGGGCTGCAGACGTGTCTGTAGAGAAGATAGCTGGATTGCCTGAAATGAATGTGAAATTCAACAGATTAAAAATAGCTCGATATGGTCTTAACATTCAAGAAGTAAATGACATGATTGCTATGGGATTTGCCGGTCGCCAGGCTGGTAGCGTTTTTGAAGGTGAGAAACGATTTGATTTAGTCCTCAGGCTAGATAAAAAAAATAGACAGGATATTGAAGATTTAAAAAATCTTTACATTGATGTGCCTAATGGCGGCAAGATTCCTTTAAGTGAACTTGCAGAGATAACCTATCAAAAAGGAGCTGCAAAAATTTCTAGAGATGATACTAGACGTAGAATTGTAGTAGGTGTCAATGTACGTAACCGCGATTTACAGTCTGTGGTAGATGATGTTCAAAAATTAATTGATGATAATGTAGAATTACCAGTAGGTTATAACATCACATATGGTGGTCAGTTTGAAAATTTACAGAGCGCAAAGTCCAGACTACTGGTAGCAGTACCTATTGCCTTAATTTTAATATTTATACTTCTTTATTTTGCATTTAAATCGGTTAAAGAGGCGTTGATTATTTACTCGGCTATACCACTGGCTGCGGTAGGTGGTGTTTTACTATTGTGGATAAGAGATTTGCCTTTTAGTATATCTGCAGGAGTAGGTTTTATAGCATTGTTTGGTATTGCAGTGTTAAATGGTATCGTTTTAATAGAACATTTTAAAGAGTTGAAAAAAGAAGGTCAGTTTAACAATATTAATGATCTTATAAAACAGGGAACTAAAGATAGGTTACGTGCAGTATTGTTAACCGCTATGGCTGCTGCATTAGGTTTTTTACCTATGGCAATATCGACCAATGCTGGTGCTGAGGTACAACGACCACTTGCAACCGTTGTTATAGGTGGTTTGATAACTGCAACTTTACTTACCCTAATAGTACTACCAGTGTTATATGCTTATTTTAATAAGCCTAAAGTTAAGTCAGCTACAAGCCGTAATGGAATAGTAACGACTAGCTTAATGATTTTTTCAATCGCGGCAATGGGTCAGGCACAACAACAGCCTATAGATTTAGAAACCTTGATTCCTATGGCGTTGGAGAATAATGCCAGTATCAAAGCACAAGAATTACAAGTGGATCAGTCTAATGAGCTAGTTAATAGTGCATTTAGTTTTGATAAAACCCAGTTGTATTATGAGTTTGATCAAAACAACCTCGCGATTAATAATAAGCCGTTGAGAGTTTTAGGTATTCAACAAGATTTTAAGTTTCCAACGGTTTATTTTACTCAAAAGAAAGTGAATGAAGCAAATTTAGCATTGGTAACCAGTGCAAAGGATATCAATAAAAAGAATATTGAAAGAAAAGTAACCATTGCTTATTATCAGTATCAAATCGCTAGAAAAAAAGAGGTGGCACTTAAAACTCTCGATAGTTTATATACTAACTTTTCAAGTATGGCGACCAGACGCTTTGAACTAGGTGAGACTAATTATTTAGAAAAAATAACAGCTGCCTCAAAACAGAAACAGATCAATACTAAATATCTAGAGTCAAGGCTAGATGTTGTGTTAAGTTATAACGAGTTAAAGAAGCTAGTGCAGTCATCTGATACTCTTATATTGGTTGCAGAAAAAGATCTAAAAATCCCTCTAGAAAGGATCGATGTTGAGTCTAGTGTAGAATTGGATTATTATCGCAACCGAATTTCTTTATTAGATGCACAAAGGCAATTAGAGAAAAAACAATTATTACCAGATATCAGTCTTCATTATTTTCAAGGAACTAATTCTGAACTGAATAGTAGTTTATATGGTTATCAGGTAGGTTTAAAAATTCCTCTTCTATTTGGAGGACAGTCCTCACGAATTAAAGCATCAGGTATAGCGCAGCAAATTGCATCTCAAGAGTATAATGAATATGATATTCAATTAAAGGCTCGATATGAAGCTCTTATGGTAAGAAGAAATCAATTAAATAATGCGCTATTATATTATGAGCAAGAAGGCACCGCGCTGTCTGATGAAATCCTCAAAACCGCGCAAGGAAGCTTTAAGAATGGTGAGATTGATTTTTATCAATTTATACAAAGCCTAGAAGGAGCCTATGAGATCAAACTAGATTATCTAGAGCAGTTAAATCAATACAATAATGTAGTAATAGAAATCAATTACTTAACCTTATAA
- a CDS encoding heavy metal translocating P-type ATPase, which translates to MKKKKVNLRDLDTQKHSGEHSHDDGHNHSSPDEVSNLKTYIPAIFSFVMLIIGIAVDYFDTFPFFKGWVRIVWYTVAYIPVGFPVIKEGWNSIMNGDFFTEFFLMSIATLGAFAIGEYPEGVAVMLFYAVGELFQQAAVNRAKGNIKALLDVRPNEALVYRNGDFISVNPETVEIGEKIQVRVGEKVPLDGILLSDKGSFNTAALTGESKPDTVQKGASVFAGSINLDGVIEVETTKEFKDSSIARILDMVQNATARKSKTELFIRKFARVYTPIVVFLAIGLTFLPYFVVDDYVFRDWLYRALIFLVISCPCALVISIPLGYFGGLGAASRNGILFKGASFLDAMTKVNTVVMDKTGTVTKGVFKIKEVVNKSTFAEAEFMQYLMAMEEQSTHPIAKAILEYKAEGADYEATEVSEIAGKGLKGSVNGKTVLVGNKALMTSNSIDVPAETDSIIESIVMVGIDGKFAGYVTIADELKEDAHQAIKQIRESGISKIIMLSGDKDSITQQVAKELGIDWAKGGLLPEDKLNEVEKLKAQPDTKVAFIGDGINDAPVLAASDVGMAMGGLGSDVAIETADVIIQNDQPSKIARSIKIGRSTRSIVWQNIVLAFGVKIIVLILGAGGLATMWEAVFADVGVALLAILNAVRLQKMKWG; encoded by the coding sequence ATGAAAAAGAAAAAAGTAAACTTAAGAGACTTAGACACGCAAAAACATTCTGGCGAGCACAGCCACGATGACGGTCACAATCATAGTAGTCCAGACGAAGTGTCTAATTTGAAAACATATATTCCTGCGATTTTCAGTTTTGTAATGCTTATAATAGGTATTGCAGTTGATTATTTTGACACTTTTCCCTTCTTTAAAGGATGGGTAAGAATCGTATGGTACACCGTAGCTTATATCCCTGTTGGCTTCCCTGTAATAAAAGAAGGTTGGAACAGTATTATGAATGGAGATTTCTTTACGGAGTTCTTTTTAATGTCCATTGCAACTTTGGGCGCATTTGCCATAGGAGAATACCCAGAAGGTGTAGCTGTAATGTTGTTTTATGCCGTGGGCGAATTATTTCAACAAGCAGCGGTTAACCGAGCAAAAGGAAATATCAAGGCTTTATTAGATGTGCGACCTAATGAGGCGTTAGTATATCGAAATGGCGACTTCATTTCGGTTAATCCTGAGACGGTTGAGATAGGCGAAAAAATTCAAGTACGCGTAGGAGAAAAAGTGCCTCTTGATGGAATATTACTTTCAGATAAAGGTTCTTTCAATACCGCTGCTCTTACCGGAGAAAGTAAACCGGATACCGTCCAGAAAGGAGCATCTGTATTTGCAGGAAGTATCAATCTTGATGGAGTTATTGAGGTAGAAACTACTAAGGAGTTCAAGGACAGCTCTATCGCACGTATTCTAGATATGGTGCAGAATGCCACCGCTCGTAAATCTAAAACCGAGTTGTTTATTAGAAAATTTGCTCGTGTTTACACGCCTATTGTAGTTTTCTTAGCCATAGGTCTGACCTTTTTACCGTATTTCGTTGTAGATGATTATGTGTTCAGAGACTGGCTATATCGAGCTTTAATCTTTCTAGTTATCTCTTGTCCTTGTGCTTTGGTAATATCCATTCCGCTAGGATATTTTGGTGGATTGGGTGCTGCATCTCGCAACGGAATCCTGTTTAAAGGCGCATCATTTTTGGATGCAATGACTAAGGTGAATACCGTGGTAATGGATAAGACGGGAACGGTGACCAAAGGTGTTTTTAAGATTAAGGAAGTGGTAAATAAATCCACTTTTGCGGAAGCTGAATTTATGCAGTACCTGATGGCGATGGAAGAACAATCCACACATCCTATTGCAAAAGCAATTCTGGAATACAAGGCAGAAGGTGCCGACTATGAAGCTACAGAAGTATCTGAAATTGCTGGTAAGGGATTAAAAGGAAGTGTAAATGGGAAAACCGTTTTGGTAGGAAATAAAGCATTGATGACTTCAAATAGCATAGATGTTCCTGCTGAAACCGATAGCATTATTGAGTCCATCGTGATGGTGGGTATCGATGGCAAATTTGCTGGCTATGTTACCATTGCCGATGAACTGAAGGAAGATGCCCATCAAGCGATTAAACAGATCAGGGAATCTGGAATTTCAAAAATTATAATGCTCTCTGGCGATAAGGATTCAATTACCCAACAGGTTGCTAAAGAATTAGGCATTGATTGGGCAAAAGGTGGTTTGTTGCCAGAAGATAAGCTTAACGAAGTAGAAAAGCTTAAAGCACAACCGGATACAAAAGTCGCTTTTATAGGAGATGGTATCAACGATGCACCAGTTTTGGCAGCAAGTGATGTTGGTATGGCAATGGGTGGTCTAGGAAGTGACGTCGCTATAGAAACTGCAGATGTTATTATTCAAAATGACCAACCTTCAAAGATTGCGCGCTCCATAAAAATAGGACGTTCTACCAGAAGTATTGTTTGGCAAAATATTGTTCTAGCCTTTGGCGTAAAAATTATAGTTCTCATTTTAGGAGCTGGTGGACTAGCCACAATGTGGGAAGCCGTTTTTGCAGATGTAGGTGTTGCCTTGCTTGCAATTTTAAATGCTGTTAGATTACAGAAGATGAAGTGGGGTTAA
- a CDS encoding DUF3703 domain-containing protein, protein MTLNIKIPRHLKQAYCKELELYRNNLKMEQFDIAWHHLERSHIIGQSYPIEHTYSHWLMLKFGFMQKNTKEVFGQIIRLVVGGWKSFINHVPLGNTGGSNVPPLKRMPMPNDIINLFNSK, encoded by the coding sequence ATGACGTTAAATATTAAAATACCAAGACATCTAAAACAGGCATATTGTAAAGAATTAGAGTTGTACCGCAATAATTTAAAAATGGAACAATTTGATATTGCCTGGCATCATTTAGAAAGGAGTCATATTATAGGTCAATCTTATCCCATTGAACATACCTATTCACATTGGTTAATGTTGAAATTTGGGTTTATGCAAAAGAATACTAAAGAAGTATTTGGTCAAATAATCAGATTAGTTGTTGGTGGTTGGAAGTCGTTTATTAATCACGTGCCACTAGGAAATACAGGAGGTTCAAATGTGCCACCATTAAAACGTATGCCTATGCCAAATGACATAATTAATTTATTCAATAGTAAATGA
- a CDS encoding Fur family transcriptional regulator produces MTEIEKTLENYQVRPTAMRILIYKYLAEKEIAVALTDIESAFAKAERTTLYRTLKTFEEKKIVHQIDDGTGISKYALCEKGCNCEIEQDLHLHFHCNNCNETVCLTEHKIPQIKVPDGYIAEDVNLVVKGICEKCSGQ; encoded by the coding sequence ATGACAGAAATAGAAAAAACATTAGAAAATTATCAAGTACGTCCTACGGCGATGCGCATTTTGATTTATAAGTATTTGGCTGAAAAGGAAATTGCAGTAGCACTAACAGATATTGAGTCCGCTTTCGCGAAAGCGGAACGCACCACACTATATCGTACGCTCAAAACCTTTGAAGAAAAGAAAATTGTACACCAAATAGATGATGGCACAGGCATTTCAAAGTATGCCTTGTGCGAAAAGGGTTGTAACTGTGAGATTGAACAAGATTTACACTTACATTTTCATTGTAACAATTGCAATGAAACAGTATGTCTTACGGAACATAAAATTCCACAAATCAAAGTACCTGACGGCTATATAGCCGAAGATGTAAACCTTGTTGTAAAGGGAATATGCGAGAAATGTAGTGGGCAATAA